One region of Citrus sinensis cultivar Valencia sweet orange chromosome 6, DVS_A1.0, whole genome shotgun sequence genomic DNA includes:
- the LOC102615866 gene encoding cytochrome c-type biogenesis protein CcmE homolog, mitochondrial isoform X3: MATRLTHHLRSQFLNAIRHNPRLLSTTSAAAATTSIPKSPVPILSHLSDLRQVPTSTTNSIRFFSTARRFPARPNRVDIGARARQMQSRRLWTYALTFSCIAGFIVIVLNNFQDQLVFYVTPSEALEKYQSNPSKNKFRLGGLVLEGSVAHPASSSEMEFVVTDLVTDILVRYQGSLPDLFREGHSVVVEGFIKPITEEIKNVKSEKSVSENARSRDCFFSATDVLAKHDEKYMPQEVAAAIEKNKKMLEEQQQQEGEI; encoded by the coding sequence CCTCTCAACCACCTCGGCAGCCGCCGCCACCACCTCAATCCCTAAATCTCCAGTGCCAATTCTCTCCCACCTCTCCGATCTCCGCCAAGTCCCCACCAGTACCACCAATTCCATCCGCTTCTTCTCCACTGCCCGCCGCTTCCCGGCCCGCCCCAACCGGGTCGATATCGGAGCCCGAGCCCGACAGATGCAGAGCCGCCGCCTCTGGACTTACGCACTAACCTTCAGCTGCATCGCCGGCTTCATAGTAATCGTCCTAAATAACTTTCAAGACCAATTAGTCTTCTACGTAACCCCATCTGAAGCCCTCGAAAAATATCAATCAAACCCCTCGAAAAACAAATTCAGACTCGGGGGTTTGGTGCTCGAAGGCAGCGTGGCCCACCCCGCCTCGTCGTCCGAAATGGAGTTCGTTGTGACGGATTTAGTTACAGATATTTTAGTTAGGTATCAGGGTTCGTTGCCCGATTTATTTAGAGAGGGACATTCCGTTGTTGTTGAGGGATTTATTAAGCCGATTACAGAAGAGATTAAGAATGTGAAATCGGAGAAGAGTGTTTCGGAGAATGCTAGAAGTAGAGATTGTTTCTTTTCAGCCACCGACGTTTTGGCTAAGCATGATGAGAAGTATATGCCTCAAGAAGTTGCGGCGGCGATtgagaagaacaagaagatgTTGGaggagcagcagcagcaggagGGAG